A stretch of the Conger conger chromosome 3, fConCon1.1, whole genome shotgun sequence genome encodes the following:
- the LOC133123542 gene encoding muscarinic acetylcholine receptor M1-like, with translation MELEVMNTTKNTDTIKLYPLGGHSVLEIVVIILITGPLSLVTIIGNLLVMISFRVNCHLRTVNNYFLLSLAVADLILGAISMNLYTTYIIMGRWILGNLACDIWLAIDYVASNASVMNLLVISFDRFFTVTRPLTYNAKRTPRRAAIMIGLAWAISFVLWAPAILFWQYVVGKRTVPKDQCSIQFLSQPIITFGTAIAAFYMPVTIMIILYWRVYRETENRTRELAGLLGSPGGHVGSSQGSGQQSVPSRSPKSSSSSGEAVAVSGSERRAWPLCDCFALRHKVPRLMRRRGPEKRSYLEANSNGSWNVEEEDDDSSSSSFTGEEPDPDEREMGATVTPARPLTQVTGAHREAQEGPGGSGTSRAKDSRSSQSGSQSSFGRSKQSPPSTPNRPKSKKRRSTSLIKEKKAAKTLSAILLAFIVTWTPYNIMVLVSTFCHHCVPDKLWQLGYWLCYVNSTVNPMCYALCNESFRVTFKMLLLCRWDKRKWRRPHHRVPPSHRPHKSTTNDTNSPASNDTNV, from the exons ATGGAACTCGAAGTGATGA ATACAACAAAGAACACGGACACTATCAAACTAT ATCCCCTGGGGGGTCACTCTGTTTTGGAGATAGTTGTGATAATCCTCATCACTGGGCCCCTTTCCCTGGTCACCATCATCGGTAACTTACTGGTCATGATTTCCTTTCGAGTCAACTGTCACTTGCGCACCGTCAACAACTACTTCCTGTTGAGCCTGGCTGTGGCTGACCTGATCTTGGGGGCCATCTCAATGAACCTGTACACCACCTACATCATCATGGGCCGATGGATCCTCGGGAACCTGGCCTGTGACATCTGGCTGGCCATCGACTACGTAGCCAGCAACGCCTCCGTCATGAACCTGCTGGTCATCAGCTTCGACCGCTTCTTCACCGTCACCAGGCCGCTCACCTACAACGCCAAGCGCACGCCACGGCGGGCGGCCATCATGATCGGCCTGGCCTGGGCCATCTCCTTCGTGCTGTGGGCGCCCGCCATTCTGTTCTGGCAGTACGTGGTGGGGAAGCGAACGGTGCCCAAAGACCAGTGCTCCATCCAGTTCCTCTCACAGCCCATCATCACGTTTGGCACTGCCATCGCCGCCTTCTACATGCCCGTCACCATCATGATCATCCTGTACTGGCGGGTGTACCGGGAGACCGAGAACCGCACGCGGGAGCTGGCCGGCCTGCTGGGCTCGCCGGGGGGGCACGTGGGCTCATCGCAGGGGTCCGGGCAGCAGTCGGTTCCCTCCAGGAGTCCcaagagcagcagcagctccgGCGAGGCGGTGGCGGTGAGCGGCTCGGAAAGACGGGCGTGGCCTCTGTGCGACTGCTTCGCCCTGCGACATAAAGTGCCCCGGCTGATGAGGAGGAGGGGCCCGGAGAAGCGCAGctacctggaggccaacagcaACGGCAGCTGGAacgtggaggaggaggacgatgactccagctcctcctcgttCACCGGGGAGGAGCCGGATCCAGACGAGCGGGAGATGGGCGCCACGGTTACGCCTGCACGCCCTCTGACGCAGGTGACCGGCGctcacagagaggcacaggaaGGCCCGGGGGGCTCCGGAACCTCCAGGGCTAAAGACTCTAGAAGCAGCCAATCGGGCAGCCAGTCTTCTTTTGGCCGATCCAAACAGTCGCCGCCCAGCACCCCGAACAGGCCCAAATCAAAGAAGAGGCGAAGCACGTCCCTCATCAAGGAGAAGAAGGCCGCCAAGACCCTGAGCGCCATCTTGCTGGCCTTCATCGTGACCTGGACGCCCTACAACATCATGGTGCTGGTGTCGACGTTCTGCCACCACTGCGTGCCCGATAAACTCTGGCAGTTGGGCTACTGGCTCTGCTACGTAAACAGCACGGTCAACCCCATGTGCTACGCTCTCTGCAACGAGTCCTTCCGGGTCACGTTCAAGATGCTGCTACTCTGCCGCTGGGACAAGAGGAAGTGGCGCAGGCCCCACCACAGGGTCCCGCCATCCCACAGGCCACACAAGTCCACCACCAACGACACGAATTCCCCTGCTTCCAATGACACAAATGTCTAA